Proteins from one Caldalkalibacillus uzonensis genomic window:
- a CDS encoding efflux RND transporter periplasmic adaptor subunit: MKKALIIVGVIAVITAVIGLNLYMNTAQPATSVQAELLETMVVEGETVHDSLIASGQVVPAHFEEVYFDPALGELDEILVEEGQEIEAGTPLFRYQSGQVAAQLQQLDLQNKRLALQVEDLTQQKKNNEREISETRRKLQQARDEQNEYEEERLKELLNQLEREKEQLALQERLLQLDQEEQKIQREQLRSEENKLVVTSRTGGIVQKIDEQAVLQQGLEPTPLIIIESTGQYLVQGTISEYDTVHVEAGQHVMIKPKVLAEEAWEGQVVDVEFIPQASMEGMGMGGEAQITYYPFTVEITEDKPGLKHGYHVSVEIMTDVREDAILLPFEAFMEMDEEEYVYVLNEGRLEQRLVTTGSVNEKGKEVTSGVTIGETVVLNPAADWTDGMEVVSNDPAD, from the coding sequence TTGAAAAAAGCACTCATCATTGTCGGTGTAATCGCAGTCATCACAGCCGTTATTGGCTTAAATCTGTATATGAACACTGCCCAGCCTGCCACCTCGGTGCAGGCTGAGCTGCTTGAGACCATGGTGGTTGAAGGGGAAACAGTGCATGACAGCCTCATTGCCTCAGGTCAAGTTGTGCCTGCCCATTTTGAGGAAGTTTACTTTGATCCTGCTCTAGGTGAGCTGGATGAGATTTTGGTAGAGGAAGGACAAGAGATTGAAGCAGGTACCCCATTGTTTCGCTATCAGAGTGGGCAAGTTGCTGCCCAGCTTCAGCAACTGGATCTGCAAAATAAACGTTTGGCCCTGCAAGTGGAAGATTTAACTCAGCAGAAAAAGAATAATGAGCGGGAGATCAGTGAAACGAGGCGCAAACTGCAACAAGCCCGTGATGAACAAAATGAATATGAAGAAGAACGGCTCAAAGAGCTGCTGAATCAGCTGGAGCGGGAAAAGGAGCAACTGGCCCTGCAGGAGCGTCTCTTACAGTTGGATCAGGAAGAGCAAAAAATCCAGCGAGAACAGCTGAGAAGTGAGGAAAATAAATTAGTTGTTACCAGTCGCACAGGGGGCATTGTCCAAAAAATTGATGAACAAGCTGTACTGCAGCAAGGGTTGGAACCCACTCCGCTGATCATCATTGAATCAACTGGTCAATACCTGGTCCAAGGAACCATCTCCGAGTACGATACGGTCCATGTTGAAGCCGGTCAACATGTCATGATTAAGCCGAAAGTACTCGCCGAGGAAGCCTGGGAGGGGCAGGTTGTTGATGTTGAGTTTATTCCACAGGCATCGATGGAAGGAATGGGTATGGGCGGTGAGGCCCAAATTACATACTATCCATTTACGGTGGAGATTACGGAGGATAAACCGGGGCTTAAGCACGGTTATCATGTCAGTGTGGAAATCATGACGGATGTACGGGAAGATGCGATATTACTCCCCTTTGAAGCCTTTATGGAAATGGACGAGGAAGAGTATGTGTATGTCTTGAACGAGGGAAGGCTTGAACAGCGCCTGGTGACAACAGGATCGGTCAATGAAAAGGGCAAAGAAGTGACAAGCGGTGTAACCATTGGGGAGACTGTTGTACTCAATCCGGCTGCCGATTGGACGGATGGAATGGAAGTGGTTAGCAATGATCCAGCTGATTAA
- a CDS encoding ABC transporter ATP-binding protein: MIQLINVGKRFKDGSEWFEALTDINLTIESGEFVSIMGPSGSGKSTLMNILGCLDRASAGTYLLNGINTSEADDVRLAAIRNQYIGFVFQQFHLLPRLTALQNVELPLIYAGVKKKIRLEKATQALESVGLGDRLHHLPNQLSGGQKQRVSIARAIVNDPHLILADEPTGALDTASGEQVMRIFQRLNEQGKTIILVTHDPEIAAHTRRHLLIRDGRLLEDRREAS, translated from the coding sequence ATGATCCAGCTGATTAATGTGGGCAAACGGTTTAAAGACGGGTCAGAATGGTTTGAGGCGTTGACCGATATCAATTTAACTATTGAGAGTGGTGAATTTGTCTCCATTATGGGACCATCAGGGTCGGGAAAGTCCACTCTGATGAATATCCTGGGATGTTTGGACCGGGCCAGTGCAGGGACTTATCTGCTTAATGGCATCAATACCAGTGAAGCAGATGATGTGCGGCTGGCAGCGATACGCAACCAGTATATTGGCTTTGTGTTCCAGCAGTTTCATTTGCTGCCCCGCTTGACGGCCCTGCAAAATGTAGAGCTGCCTTTGATCTACGCGGGAGTGAAGAAGAAGATACGGCTGGAAAAAGCCACACAAGCACTGGAAAGCGTCGGGCTGGGAGACAGGCTGCATCATCTGCCCAATCAGTTGTCCGGCGGCCAAAAGCAACGGGTCTCCATTGCCAGGGCCATTGTCAATGATCCACACTTGATTCTGGCTGACGAACCGACAGGCGCCTTGGATACGGCCTCAGGAGAGCAGGTGATGCGGATTTTTCAGCGTTTAAATGAACAAGGGAAAACCATCATTTTGGTCACCCACGATCCGGAGATTGCAGCGCACACCCGCCGCCACCTGCTCATCCGTGATGGACGCCTGCTGGAAGACAGGAGGGAGGCCAGTTGA